One Lepus europaeus isolate LE1 chromosome 17, mLepTim1.pri, whole genome shotgun sequence genomic window, CGGCTTCTGCAGCGGCTCGCGCCGCGGAGGCACGGCCACAGCGCCCAGCGCGCAGCCGGACGGCCGGCTCCGGGTCGCCGGAGAGGCCGGGTGTGCTTCCCGTCGGCCGAGCGAGGCCAGAGCCTTCTTTGTCGCTCGCGGCGCGTCAAGGCAGGGCCGGGGACCGGGGTCTCCTGCGGCCCGTGGGGGGAGAGGGGTGCCCCTGGCGGAACCTGCGTCCGACGTGGATGTCCGGCCCGGCCCTCGGCGGCCTCCACAGGGGGAGGAAGCGTGGGGCGCCCGGCGGGGTCCAGACGGGGGCGGGCCGGCCGCGAAGCAGCCCCGGGTCTGCTTCGAAAGCAGGCAGAACCGCGCGTCCCGCCGCAGCCGGGGAGCCCGGGGCGCCCTCCCCGCCCGCGCGCCCCTTCCCGCGGCCGGCCCGCCGCTCCCCGCTTCTCCCTCTGGGGTGCCCCGGGCAGCGGCAGCCCCGGGCAGCTCTGGGCGTGCGTTCGGGCAACTTGGGGGCGCCTCGGCCTCTGCTGCCCCGCACCCCCGCCCCTGGTGTTTTGACGGTGTGGCGAGTTTTGAGGGGAGCACTCGGGGCCCCGCCgcggctgggcaggggctgcgtTTGTTGCTTTTCCGGGTGTCTTTGGGCTAGGGGCAACTTCCCGGGGCCGCGGCGCGtggccgggggcggcggcggcggggctcgCGGGGCTCGCGGGGCTCGGCCCGGCTCGCGGCGCCGTCAGGCAGTCAGTCGGcgagcgcggcggcggcggcggcgaggggcGCGGCGAGGGGCGGCCGCTCCCATATATGGCGCAGGCGCCGCCCCCCGACGTCACCCTCTGACAGCGCCGCTCCCGGGGGCTTCGAGTTTTGGCTCCCGGGAAAGGGTCCATTCCTCGGGGAGAGAGGGCTGAGTTTTGTGCGCCTCCGTCCGCTGCGCGCGCCGCTCCAggccccgccgcgccccgcctGCGCCCGGGACTGCGCCGCAGCACTCACTGCCCCGTTTATTTGTCTTTGGAGCAGGCGGGCCGCGCCAGAAGCGGGCGATCCCGCAGTGTCCTGCAGCCGCGGACGCCGCCTGGCTACGATGACACCACGTTGAGCGCGCCAGCAGAcaacagccgccgccgccgcggccaccGCGTCCTGCTCCGCCgaagcgccgccgccgccgccgcccggagcGCCCGGCCGCTGGTGTATGCGGCGCCTGCCCCGGACGGGCTGAAGCCGGCGGCGGGCCGGACCGCGAGCGCCGAGCAGGGCGAGGGCGGCCAGGGCTGCCGCCGGCCGCCGAGCCCCGAGCGCCGCCGCTCGCCCGAAGCGCTTTCGGCCGGGAGCTGCGGCCGCCGCCAGCAGTTTTCATGTTTGGGATTCAGGAGAATATTCCGCGCGGGGGGACGACCATGAAGGAGGAGCCGCTGGGCAGCGGCATGAACCCGGTGCGCTCGTGGATGCACACGGCGGGCGTGGTGGACGCCAACACAGCCGCCCAGAGGTACGTACCGGCCGCCCGCGCGCGCCCCGggcccgcgccgcgccgcgccgctcACCCGGCCGCTGTCTCTTTGCTCCCGCAGCGGCGTGGGGCTGGCGCGGGCGCACTTCGAGAAGCAGCCGCCCTCCAACCTCCGGAAATCCAATTTCTTCCACTTCGTGCTGGCGCTGTACGACAGGCAGGGGCAGCCGGTGGAGATCGAGCGGACGGCCTTTGTGGACtttgtggagaaagagaaagtaagTGCGGGCGAGCGGCCGCGCCCGCCCGCTCCCGAGACGTGGGAGGCAGGCGGGGCCGCGCGCGCGGGGCGACCCCGCGCCACGTGCGGGCCGGGCCGCTGCCCCGCGCTCCCGCACTCGCTggcggcgcggggcgcgcggACTCCAGGCGCCGCGGCGGGCCGGGGTCCTGCGGCGAGCGCGGCCTGGGGCGCTAACCCGCTTGTGTGTGGTCACTTCCAGGAGCCCAACAACGAGAAGACCAACAACGGCATCCACTACAAGCTGCAGCTGCTGTACAGCAACGGTAAGCGCGCGGCGCGGCCGCCCTGCTTCCCCGCCGCGCCGAAGGCGCACGACGCGGATGTAAACACGAAACCTTCCCCTGGCATGGGCGGAAAACAAAACATAAGCGATCGATAAGTCGATGGCACTTCACATGATTAACTGGTGCGGCTGAAGTGGGCAAGTAAACAGGGGTCGATGCGGGCTCCGGCGCGGCGTCCACTTTTAGGCGACTTTCTTTCAATTTTGCAAATTAATGTTAATTATGGGGATGGGGCAGCTCGCTGAAACCCAGCATGGCTTGATCCCCTTGTACgagaggtgtttttgtttttttttttctttaaatcctcGAGAGACGTTAGAAGGAGCTCAGATTCCCACTCAGGTTCCAGTCCATGCTTTCtgtcttctaaaaataaatgaccACATGGCCCACCCGGCTCAGCAGCCAGGCCTGCCCTCTGCCAGGCAAAGTCTCCTGTGCTTTCAGTGCAAACCCGGAGAGTCTTAGCGGTTCTTACTtaaaggaaaggggaaaaaaaataagagaagcgATGGGGGGGTCCCTTTCTCCCTTTGGGGGGGGGGATCGCCAACATGTGCTGCTCGGCACAGCAGCCCTGCGTCGGCCCGGGTGCCCTGCCCCAGGTGCAGGCTGAAATCCTGatgaggatttctctctctctctttttgttttttgttgttgttgtttttcccccTACAGGAGTCAGAACAGAGCAGGATCTGTATGTGCGCCTCATAGATTCAATGACCAAACAGGTGAGAAAGTTCGTGCGTCTGGGGTAGTTTGCACTgctgagctggggctggtccTGGGTTCGGAGGCCGGGGACTAACAAGTGGACCTGGCGTCTGCTTTTCATTTAGCTCCCTTGACGTGCTAATGGGAATTCCATATTTATTGGAATAAACGGAGCAATCGGGAAGGGAGTTTGTGTTGTCACCGGACAGGGCGTAGATGCTTTATTGAATGccttgtgcttggaatcacgttCTGTCTTAATTAATTATGGTAATTCCTATTTGACAGAAATGTCAAGATGCTCCCCCCATTTGTTTTTAagtgtttctgtctctgctcccCATTCGCAGTGACTCCCCCCCTGTAACAAAGCCTGCTGAGTCCTGGAGTTGGACTTGGAGGTTCATTTTTCCCCTGCTTTCCGCAGTGATGGTCCAGTAACATGAGACGTTTATTTGGATTTGAAAGTTAAATGTGTTGGGGTGAAAAGTCACCTTGTTCAACTCCCGCCCACCCTCACCTCACAGCTCCCCATCTCCATAATTCAGACTCCCAGCTCCAGGGGTCACTCCAGCCGGTCCTCGGCTCCGTGCCCCCGCCCACCCTCTGTCATTCCTTGTAAATAACATAATTATAAGCAGCgccttattaaattatttaacctGTCTTGGCCAACTTTTCCGATGATCACTATTGGCTATCAGTAACGTGATGAGGTGAAGACGCTCCGTTGCTGCCTGGCAGCGCGCAGTCTCGGCCGCTGGCGTTGGGCTGGACCGGTGGCGGCGGTGGTTTTAAGGGGTTCCCCCACCCCACTTTCTTAAAACAGAGAGGTTGGGGGCGTGGGGGCGTTCCCATTCCTAAATGAAACCCACctggcacagactggctgaagaCTGCTTCCAAGCTGGACTGCAGGCTTGGAAGTGAAAGTAGCTTCTTCGCGTTTGAGGCTAACTTTAAGAATTACGAGTGTCAAGTGAAAATGGCTCGGCGGAGCACGCGTGCCTCCCGTCCCGGAGCCAGCGCAATTAGCCTGGGTTGTATTTGCCTTCCAGAAAGTCTGTCCTCACCGGGGCAGCCAGGGCCCGAGGTTGTAGGTCTGCAGCAGCAGTGTTGCTCTGCTTGTCTCCCAGGGTTAAACAGACCCGACAGGTACCCCGGGGTCTTCTGACAGAGGTGGGGCCCGGCGCCCTCCGGTCATCACTGCACCAAGGAGCCTCTGGAGCCGGGGCTGCTGGTGGACTGGGTGCTTTTATTTCCTCTACATCAGGGCAGAATGTTTTCGGAAATCGCTGTCTAATTAAGAGGTTCATGtggacagctctctgctctcagctctctgctgcaccGGGAGGGAGGAGGCTTCGTGTTCAGCACTTTCATTGTTCATTTAGCCTTGTGCTTTTCGCAGTGTTATAAACGGGGCTGAAAATAAAGGCATTGACTCTCCTCTCActgatgtggatggcaggggaaaaaaaaaaaaggaaagaaatagtcCAGTAACTGATCAAAGAGTCAATGGCGCTGAACCGACAGTTTATGGATTTCTGTTTGtgctacaaaataaaaaataaatcaaaaataaatacgGGAATGTGTCGGAGGACAAGCGCGCTCAGACGCGCGGCGCGCCGGCCCGCCTGCCGCTGGAGCGCGGGTGCGcagctggggagaggggctggcgggGACCCTGGCCCGCTTCCCGGGAGGGCAGCCCCGGGCTGAGCGCAGAAAGGGCCTGGTCGGCTCGCGGGAGGAGAGCGTCCGCAGCGCCCGAGGAGCTTGGAAGTGATTTCCAGAGAATTTCCAGGGGGCGGGCACTGCGCACGGAACCACCCGCCCCTCTTGGTGGAATTTCTGCCGGGAACGAGCAGCTCCTGGCCCCcgcctccgcccctcccccagtggtggtgtgtgtggttttttttttttttttttccctctcttttttttttttttttcccctgcctcTGTGAGGCCGGCGGTGCAGGCTCGGCCCGGGCGGGCGGCGTCGCGGGCGGCCCCCCGGCCCCGGCTCGGGTTCCCGGCGGTGGAGCCGGGCTGAGCGCCGCCGTGGGCGCGCCGAGGGCCTCGCACCATCTGGCGGAGCCTCCGCTCAAAGCCCAGCCGAGCGTGCGCGCACACACCGCCTTTTTACCCGAGAAAAATCATTGTTAGCAGTTTCAAAATAAACACCAGATTGGCTATTAGCACTTTCTTTCCAAATATCATCCGGCGAGGAGCACGTGGCCGCGCGGGCAGGGGCGCCCCGGGGCCCGGGAACTCCTGCGGGGCGCCAGCTACGCCCGGGCCCGCACGGCCACGTGTGGTTGCTGCGCCCGGGCCTCCCGCCTCGGCCCCCGGGACGCGCGTAGCGCACTGGGCCCTGGCCGGGgctcggggcgggggcggcctgcCCGCGGCGGGCGCCTGGGTTTGGGACTTGGGGAGCAGCCGGGCTCCGGACTTTGCCGAGCCGGGGAGCACGCGGGCAGGGCGCATGCGGGCCTTGGCAGGACCCAAACTACTCCCCCCGCTTCGGCAGCGCGTCCTGATGGGCTTCTTGTAACGTGCAGATTGGAACTCGGTGTAGACGTTGGCCGGAGGACGCGGCCTGGAGGTGGCCGCTGCGAAGCGGGCGGCCGAGGGGGCCCGGGAGCCCCGGGTGCCGGGGCTGATGCCCGCCCGGGCCCCAGTCCCTTTCGCCCTGCCCTGAACTGCCCGCTGCTCGGGGGCCGCTGGCGcagctgcggggctggaggcccctggccgacCCGGCGGGCGCCCGAGGGAGGAGGCCGGCCGGCGGGGGAGGGCAAGGCCGCCCTGGTGCAGCCCGGCTCCGGAGTGGCCGGGTCGGCAGGGTGGCCCGGTGGCCGCAGCGCCTCCCCTCGCCggccgtgcacctgctgcccgcGAGCCCCGCCGCGCCCGGGGAGATCCTGCGCCGCGTAACCCCGGCCTCTGCTTGTCCCCCCCGCGCAGGCCATCGTCTACGAGGGCCAGGATAAGAACCCGGAGATGTGCCGCGTGCTGCTGACCCACGAGATCATGTGCAGGTGAGCGGCGGGGGCGTCCCGGCGCCGGCACCCGCCCCGCGTCGGCAAGGCGGCCGCCCGGGAGCCCGGGGCGCGGTTCTGCTCGCGGGGACGGAGCGGGCTCCTCCTCCGGCCGCGTCGCCGCGGTGCGGGCGAAGCGGAAACCGGGGCCCGGGGCCGCGGCCGTCCGGGCCTGGGCGGAGCCGGGGGTCGCCGCGACCCCCGGACGGCTTCCTTCTCGGGCTCGGTGCCCTGGGCTCCGCAGTTGCCGGTCGTGGCTGGAGAGGAAAACTCGGGCGCTTGGCCGCGGAGCGCGCGCCCGGGAGAACTGGACCGCGCGGCGGCTCGGAGCCTCGGCCCTGGAGCGGGCGCGGCGGCTGGCGCCTGCCCGGAGCTCCGCGGTTTCCCACCTGCGTTTTCCCGACCGCCGCGAGAGCTTCAGCCCCGCACGGCGAGCGCAGCGCGCCGCCGACTGGGCGCGTGTGGCGCGGGCAGCGGCCGGGCGGGCGGCGGAGGACGGGCTACAGTAGCAGGCCCCGAGCTCTGAGGGGCATCCTGCGCCCGCTGTGCGCGCCTCTGCTGAAGTGCCATTTCTGAGCAGACGCATTGTCACAGCACTAATATACAAAAGCTGACTTTTTCTCATATcaggtaataaatataaattacaacCAATAAAGTGGAATTTCTTTATTATCCACTTCTGCATGTACTGCAATTAACATGGAAGGCGCACAGATGTGATTTA contains:
- the LOC133776314 gene encoding collagen alpha-1(I) chain-like; this translates as MKTAGGGRSSRPKALRASGGARGSAAGGSPGRPRPARRSRSGPPPASARPGQAPHTPAAGRSGRRRRRRFGGAGRGGRGGGGCCLLARSTWCHRSQAASAAAGHCGIARFWRGPPAPKTNKRGRMDPFPGAKTRSPRERRCQRVTSGGGACAIYGSGRPSPRPSPPPPPRSPTDCLTAPRAGPSPASPASPAAAAPGHAPRPREVAPSPKTPGKATNAAPAQPRRGPECSPQNSPHRQNTRGGGAGQQRPRRPQVARTHAQSCPGLPLPGAPQREKRGAAGRPREGARGRGGRPGLPGCGGTRGSACFRSRPGAASRPARPRLDPAGRPTLPPPVEAAEGRAGHPRRTQVPPGAPLSPHGPQETPVPGPALTRRERQRRLWPRSADGKHTRPLRRPGAGRPAARWALWPCLRGASRCRSRAGAAGAGALPREPPGLGDRAARASARPDFEESGRRPGAGRRSGPAAQLLQAGRGAQECGPPKGPPSPPPSPCGGEREAPGAREPGAEGEQAERSQGAAGASRGRAGRGLPFAGDPAGRGGSGERSGPRAPNAICTGGPRAAAAAAASEEKPALPGLGPGGSGSDDPELAQPSPWKTPGPFQRARSARARLGYLQHEKPERESPNLTRERSAFPRRASATSKVAFPAGTLRESQRAGSDSWRVAGSPDPRRPRASATSRAQSRPEGWRAGRATAGARDADSAPARPHPLIKQTFPREVSRSNGAQTAPINT